In Edaphobacter aggregans, the sequence CGCCTGCGGAGCAATGTCGGGATGCAGTGTGCCGTAGATGAAGAGCTTTTGCGGCATGCGGATTTAGGTGAGCTGCCTATTCGAATTGGTAAACAGTAGCTTTTTCGGTTCGGATCTGACGGGGGTCGAAGCGCCAGTAATTGCCCTGATCGTTCTCGTCGCCGTTGAGGCGGCGGCCGGGAATCCATTTGCCTGATTCGAATTTTCCTTCGTCGATGGAGGCGATGCCGACGCGGGGGTTGGATGAGCGGGATGTGAAGGAAACGCGGAACCCTTTGCCTGCGCCGATGAATTCGTCGGGACCGGTTGCCGCGATGAGGCCGAAGCCTTTTTCGGAGTGGTAGCCGAATATTTGGTCGAGACTTACGTGAGCGATGTATCCGTTAATGGGGAACTCGACGGAGGGGTGGGTTTGGTCGAGGAGGAAGCCGTGTACGTTTGCTTTGGGTTGCTGTTCGAGGATGATGGGCAACAACGGGGTGAGGACACTGTAGCTGTTAGCAAGGTCCTTGTTGGCTTCGTCGAAGTCGTCGATGGCGAATGGGGAGAAGCCTAGAGCGCCGTGTTCCCCGATGGCGTAGAAGACGTTAGCGGCACCGGCAGCGCCACCGACGGTTTCGGGTATAAAGAGAGGATTGTCCGGGCGGTGGTATCGGTTGGACCACCAGGTGAAGTTGGGTTGATAGAGATCGGGGGCGTAGATGTCGATGGCAGAGCCTGCGGCCTTCCAAATGTCGATGACGCGTGGCTGCGGGCCACCGCTTGGGTAGTCGCCGGGGGTGCTGTTTTCGCCTGCAAGCCATGCGTTGACGTACATGGGCAATGGATATGCGGCTTTGCCCTTGGCGGCTACGGTCTGGACGTAGCGGGCGTAGTTCCATGCCATGAAGATTTCGTCAGCTCGGGAGGTGTTGCCGAAGACCTGGGCCCATGTGCCGGAGGTCTTCTGTCCGTTGGCTACCCAGAGATCTCGAAGCTCGGGGTCGAGAGTGTCCTTGTGGGTTTTGAGGTAGGTGATGAGTTCGGCGGGGACGGTGGAGTTGAATGCCTGATTGGCAGCGGCGGAGTGGTCGCGTGTGTCGCCCAGGATGCCGACCTCGTTTTCGACCTGCATCATGATAACGGTGTGGTCTTTGCTGTCGACTTCCTTGAGGTGTTGCATGACTGCGGTGAAGGCGCGGGCGTCGGCGTCCAGAGTTGCCGGGGAGAGCGTGCTTAGGGTGTTGATGGGATTTCCGTTTCGCATGGCGCGCGGAAAGCGGTGCGCTTCGCGCTTGACCCATACGGGTGGATAGCTGGATTCGCCGTTCTTCCATGAGGCCAGCCAGAGGAAGACGACGCGTTGGTGATGCTGGCGGGCTTGCGCGAGGAGGCCGTCGATGAGAGCGAAGTCGTAGTGGCCCTCGGTGGGTTCGACCAGTTCCCACGAGATGGGAGTGACGACGGTGTTGAGCGACATGGCTGCGAGCTTCGGCCACGATGGCTCCATATAGGCGAGGCTGGAGGAGCTGGAGTTGTGAAGCTCACCGGAG encodes:
- a CDS encoding DUF5597 domain-containing protein, giving the protein MRFRLRVLPAILILLGLNAKTLRSQETLPHLEKRGEATQLIVDGQPFIMLSGELHNSSSSSLAYMEPSWPKLAAMSLNTVVTPISWELVEPTEGHYDFALIDGLLAQARQHHQRVVFLWLASWKNGESSYPPVWVKREAHRFPRAMRNGNPINTLSTLSPATLDADARAFTAVMQHLKEVDSKDHTVIMMQVENEVGILGDTRDHSAAANQAFNSTVPAELITYLKTHKDTLDPELRDLWVANGQKTSGTWAQVFGNTSRADEIFMAWNYARYVQTVAAKGKAAYPLPMYVNAWLAGENSTPGDYPSGGPQPRVIDIWKAAGSAIDIYAPDLYQPNFTWWSNRYHRPDNPLFIPETVGGAAGAANVFYAIGEHGALGFSPFAIDDFDEANKDLANSYSVLTPLLPIILEQQPKANVHGFLLDQTHPSVEFPINGYIAHVSLDQIFGYHSEKGFGLIAATGPDEFIGAGKGFRVSFTSRSSNPRVGIASIDEGKFESGKWIPGRRLNGDENDQGNYWRFDPRQIRTEKATVYQFE